One part of the Archangium lipolyticum genome encodes these proteins:
- a CDS encoding serine/threonine-protein kinase, protein MDSTLSLDETVESPAPRSTAHLPTGTVIASRFTVEAPAGRGGTGSVYRARDSRTGQPVALKFLHVAIPETLQRFHREASLLASLHHPGIVSYVAHGTTEAGLPFLAMEWLEGEDLAHRLARQPLRLEEILALLRRAAEALCAAHQRGIVHRDLKPSNLLLRNGRPEDVVLLDFGLARDTLPDSAMTASHMVLGTPGYMAPEQASAQSRLTPAADVFSLGCVLYECLTGQRAFSASHFAAVLAKILFTEPPPLRTARPELPAAFQELLDLMLDKDPTRRLQDALHVTSTLVRLLPGLEATHATEEPRLPTPHLAGVEQQLFSVLLAAPRGKTPAAPGSRAPLREALSTLLAPHGARVELLADGSLVVSLVAIHGSAVDPAALAARCALAVQERWPEAAVVLTTGRGRLDQHIPVGEAMDRAGQLLRQLEQLPASLGAPVLLDEVTAGLLGSSIQVSRPMPGLFLLQAPQLDSDESRPLLGRPTPCVGREQELTLLDVAFTTCVEEPAAQAVLVTGPAGVGKSRLRHEFLRRLERRGQPVLKLLGRGDPMSAGSADGLIGQALRRLCGISGSEPLEARKTRLLQRLGQQLSPAQRQELVPFLGELCGIPFSDEDNPRLRAARNDPRLMSTQVGRALVGFLQAECTCSPVLLVLEDLHWGDVLTLRMVDEVLRELAEHRFMVLALARPEVEQLLASHPAARRMQQVPLRGLSRKASGHLVREVLGTAVPELLIDRLVEQAAGNALFLEELIRGVAEGRGDATPETVLAMLQARVMRLESGARQVLLAASILGRTFWSGGVRVLLGEERSAQELDGWYRQLVEWEWVEPQTLSRFPGEAEYRFRHALVRDAAYGLVPDSHKPAGHQLAGLWLEKTGERDPRVLAEHAALGQRPERAIQLYTRAAEQLFERHDMQDMERCMEAALALGPTGEALVRLHALRATAAFWMDDFATLHEVGSAVLPQLKPGEARWSSLISGLCLGYGQSAQREHLLALHRLLLDTEPEPEAQDAYYQALCFMSCMACYVNAIPEANESFERLEHKGRESIARDAIVRGWRNIAHGFRTLSLTEGAWPALNWSEKASQAFREVGSERNEVASLSWEAQARQALGDHTGAVERARQSMALAVRVGQLFGIAHARYSLMQVLADGPEPAHQEEAQALALEWVEARVPNRLHRGSALWVLARVAMWKGAMDEAETRARETCEELEPFAPFIPRARWLLGALLLARGRPAGARQVTELALREADAVGGGGFARVGLLQVLAEACLAEGSTAAGEEALRRALHCVRTRANDIPDVTVRERFLRQVPENARVLELAHLRWGEPLGS, encoded by the coding sequence ATGGACAGCACCCTGTCGCTGGATGAAACGGTCGAGTCGCCAGCACCGCGCTCCACCGCCCATTTGCCGACGGGAACCGTCATCGCCAGCCGCTTCACGGTGGAGGCCCCGGCGGGCCGCGGCGGCACGGGCTCTGTCTACCGCGCGCGCGACTCGCGCACCGGCCAACCCGTTGCCCTCAAGTTCCTGCACGTCGCCATCCCCGAGACCCTCCAGCGTTTCCACAGGGAGGCCTCCCTGCTGGCCTCCCTGCATCACCCCGGCATCGTCTCCTACGTCGCGCACGGCACCACCGAGGCCGGCCTGCCCTTCCTCGCCATGGAATGGCTGGAAGGCGAGGACCTGGCCCACCGCCTCGCGCGCCAGCCGCTTCGACTGGAGGAGATACTGGCCCTGCTGCGCCGCGCCGCCGAGGCTCTCTGCGCCGCCCACCAACGCGGCATCGTCCACCGCGACCTCAAGCCCTCCAACCTCCTGCTGCGCAACGGCCGCCCCGAGGACGTGGTGCTGTTGGACTTCGGCCTGGCGCGCGACACCCTGCCCGACTCCGCCATGACGGCCAGCCACATGGTGCTCGGCACCCCGGGCTACATGGCGCCCGAGCAGGCCTCGGCCCAATCCCGCCTCACTCCCGCCGCCGACGTCTTCTCCCTGGGCTGCGTCCTCTACGAGTGCCTCACCGGCCAGCGCGCCTTCTCCGCGTCCCACTTCGCCGCCGTCCTCGCGAAGATCCTCTTCACCGAGCCGCCACCGCTTCGCACCGCGCGTCCCGAGCTTCCCGCCGCCTTCCAGGAACTGCTCGACCTCATGCTGGACAAGGATCCCACCCGGCGCCTCCAGGACGCGCTCCATGTCACGAGCACCCTGGTGCGGCTCCTTCCTGGTCTGGAAGCGACCCACGCCACCGAGGAGCCCCGGCTTCCGACGCCCCATCTGGCGGGCGTGGAACAACAGCTCTTCAGCGTGCTCCTGGCCGCGCCCCGCGGAAAGACCCCCGCGGCGCCCGGCTCACGTGCGCCCCTGCGCGAGGCATTGAGCACCCTGCTCGCCCCCCACGGCGCACGGGTGGAGCTGCTCGCCGATGGCTCCCTCGTCGTCTCCTTGGTGGCCATCCACGGCTCCGCCGTCGACCCGGCCGCCCTGGCCGCGCGCTGTGCTCTCGCGGTGCAGGAGCGCTGGCCCGAGGCCGCCGTGGTCCTCACCACCGGCCGTGGCCGGCTCGACCAGCACATCCCGGTGGGCGAGGCCATGGACCGCGCCGGTCAGCTGCTCCGCCAGTTGGAGCAGTTGCCCGCGAGCCTCGGCGCTCCGGTGCTGCTGGACGAGGTGACGGCGGGACTGCTCGGCTCCAGCATCCAGGTCTCCCGCCCGATGCCCGGGCTCTTCCTGTTGCAGGCCCCACAGCTCGACTCGGACGAGTCCCGGCCGCTGCTGGGAAGACCCACGCCCTGCGTCGGACGCGAGCAGGAGCTGACCCTCCTGGATGTGGCCTTCACCACCTGCGTGGAGGAGCCCGCCGCGCAGGCCGTGCTGGTCACCGGCCCCGCGGGCGTGGGCAAGTCCCGCCTCCGTCATGAATTCCTCCGCCGCCTCGAGCGCCGCGGACAGCCGGTGCTGAAGCTGCTCGGCCGGGGAGACCCCATGAGCGCGGGCTCGGCGGATGGGCTCATCGGCCAGGCCCTGCGACGGTTGTGCGGCATCTCCGGCAGCGAACCGCTCGAGGCCCGGAAGACACGGCTGCTCCAGCGCCTCGGGCAGCAGCTATCCCCGGCCCAGCGCCAGGAGCTCGTCCCGTTCCTCGGGGAGCTGTGCGGCATTCCCTTCTCCGATGAGGACAACCCGAGGCTGCGAGCCGCCCGCAACGACCCGCGGCTGATGAGCACCCAGGTGGGCCGGGCACTGGTGGGCTTCCTCCAGGCCGAGTGCACCTGCTCCCCTGTCTTGCTGGTGCTGGAGGATCTCCACTGGGGTGACGTGCTCACCCTCCGGATGGTGGACGAGGTCCTGCGTGAGCTGGCCGAGCATCGCTTCATGGTGCTGGCCCTGGCCCGGCCCGAGGTCGAACAGCTCCTGGCGAGTCACCCGGCGGCGCGGCGCATGCAGCAGGTGCCCCTGCGAGGATTGAGCCGCAAGGCGAGCGGCCATCTGGTGCGCGAGGTGCTCGGCACGGCCGTGCCCGAGCTCCTCATCGACCGGCTCGTGGAGCAGGCCGCAGGCAATGCGCTCTTCCTCGAGGAGCTCATCCGCGGTGTCGCCGAGGGGCGCGGGGACGCCACGCCGGAGACGGTGCTGGCCATGCTCCAGGCGCGCGTGATGCGGCTGGAGTCCGGAGCCCGTCAGGTATTGCTGGCCGCCAGCATCCTCGGCCGCACCTTCTGGTCAGGTGGCGTGCGCGTGCTGCTGGGTGAGGAGCGCTCCGCCCAGGAGCTGGACGGGTGGTACCGGCAACTCGTGGAGTGGGAGTGGGTGGAGCCGCAGACCCTCAGCCGCTTCCCGGGTGAGGCCGAGTACCGCTTCCGGCACGCGCTGGTCCGGGACGCGGCCTATGGGCTGGTGCCCGACAGCCACAAGCCGGCGGGCCATCAGCTCGCGGGCCTCTGGTTGGAGAAGACGGGAGAGCGCGACCCGCGCGTGCTCGCCGAACATGCCGCGCTGGGCCAGCGGCCCGAGCGGGCCATCCAGCTCTACACCCGGGCCGCCGAGCAGCTCTTCGAGCGCCATGACATGCAGGACATGGAGCGGTGCATGGAGGCGGCCCTGGCGCTGGGGCCCACCGGAGAGGCATTGGTGCGGCTGCACGCACTGAGAGCCACCGCGGCCTTCTGGATGGACGACTTCGCGACCCTGCACGAGGTGGGAAGCGCCGTGCTGCCCCAGCTGAAGCCTGGCGAGGCCCGGTGGAGCAGCCTGATCAGCGGACTGTGCCTGGGCTATGGCCAGAGCGCACAGAGGGAGCACCTGCTCGCCCTGCACCGGCTGCTGCTCGACACCGAGCCGGAGCCAGAAGCCCAGGACGCGTACTACCAGGCGCTGTGCTTCATGAGCTGCATGGCGTGTTACGTGAACGCCATTCCCGAGGCGAACGAGTCCTTCGAGCGGCTGGAGCACAAGGGACGGGAGAGCATCGCCCGGGACGCCATCGTGCGCGGCTGGAGGAACATCGCGCATGGCTTCCGGACCCTGAGCCTGACGGAGGGGGCCTGGCCGGCACTGAACTGGAGCGAGAAGGCCAGTCAGGCCTTCCGCGAGGTCGGCTCGGAGCGCAACGAGGTGGCGTCCCTCTCGTGGGAGGCTCAGGCGCGACAGGCACTCGGAGACCACACGGGAGCGGTGGAGCGGGCGCGCCAGAGCATGGCGCTGGCGGTGCGGGTGGGGCAGCTCTTCGGTATCGCCCACGCCCGGTACAGCCTGATGCAGGTGCTGGCGGATGGCCCCGAGCCGGCGCACCAGGAGGAGGCCCAAGCCCTGGCGCTCGAGTGGGTGGAGGCCCGGGTCCCCAACCGGTTGCACCGGGGCTCCGCGCTCTGGGTGCTGGCGCGGGTGGCGATGTGGAAGGGGGCCATGGACGAGGCCGAGACCCGGGCGCGCGAGACCTGCGAGGAGTTGGAGCCGTTCGCGCCCTTCATCCCCCGCGCACGTTGGTTGCTGGGTGCCCTGCTGCTCGCCCGGGGACGCCCGGCCGGGGCCCGCCAGGTGACGGAGCTCGCGCTGCGCGAAGCAGACGCGGTGGGCGGTGGCGGGTTCGCCAGGGTAGGCCTGCTCCAGGTGCTGGCCGAGGCCTGCCTGGCCGAGGGCTCCACCGCCGCTGGAGAGGAAGCCCTGCGCCGCGCCCTGCACTGCGTGCGTACCCGCGCCAACGACATTCCCGATGTCACCGTCCGTGAGCGCTTCCTGCGGCAGGTGCCCGAGAACGCCCGCGTCCTCGAGCTGGCCCACCTGCGCTGGGGCGAGCCCCTCGGCTCATGA
- a CDS encoding rhomboid family intramembrane serine protease produces the protein MAAKLAIGLVVGSVLTLAAQATIGRLLVLSPQAVFPGLHLWQPFTYAFVETEPFGIIFGAFALYSIGGGLEMSWGSRRLLQVLWGGTMLAGVLTVLVGLFVPVAGAYTGGWVMGTMAWVAYGLSIGRGQANFWGIPVSGNVLAGIGAGFVVLNGLRFGWVSQLPELFGLGIIFLYVRGGSPRRLWLRFQHWRLQRQMQGRSRHLRVISSERPNDKYLN, from the coding sequence ATGGCCGCCAAGCTGGCGATCGGGCTCGTGGTGGGCTCGGTGTTGACCCTGGCGGCGCAGGCGACGATTGGCAGGCTCCTGGTGCTCTCGCCCCAGGCCGTCTTCCCCGGCCTCCACTTGTGGCAGCCCTTCACCTACGCTTTCGTCGAGACCGAGCCCTTCGGCATCATCTTCGGCGCCTTCGCCCTGTACTCCATCGGCGGCGGCCTGGAGATGAGCTGGGGCTCGCGCCGCCTGCTGCAGGTGCTGTGGGGTGGCACGATGCTGGCCGGAGTCCTCACCGTGCTGGTGGGGCTCTTCGTCCCCGTGGCCGGCGCCTACACCGGAGGTTGGGTGATGGGCACCATGGCCTGGGTGGCCTACGGCCTGTCCATCGGGCGCGGGCAGGCGAACTTCTGGGGCATCCCCGTCTCCGGCAACGTCCTGGCGGGCATTGGCGCCGGGTTCGTCGTGCTCAACGGGCTGCGCTTCGGGTGGGTCAGCCAGCTCCCCGAGCTGTTCGGGCTCGGCATCATCTTCCTCTACGTGCGCGGCGGCAGCCCCCGCCGCCTGTGGCTGCGCTTCCAGCACTGGCGGCTGCAGCGGCAGATGCAGGGGCGCTCGCGGCACCTGCGCGTCATCTCCAGCGAGCGGCCGAACGACAAGTATTTGAATTAG
- a CDS encoding serine/threonine-protein kinase, with protein MDSTLTFEAAGEATSSRAPAPLPAGTVIASRFTIECQAGRGGMGAVYRAHDSLSGQPVALKLLHGSTPDGLHRFHREATLLDSLQHPGIVSYVAHGTTENGLPFLAMQWLEGEVLTLRLRRQPLRPGETLALLRRAAEALAIAHQRGIVHRDIKPSNLLLRNGRPEDVVLLDFGLARSTLTSPSMTASHAVLGTPGYMAPEQASAHTRLTPAADVFSLGCVLYECLTGRRPFSTSHFVATLAKILFTEPPPLRSARPGLPAAYQELLERMLVKNPARRLPDAQHVVSALEELRPRLEAEPVTEPPRHTPPPLAGVEQQLFSVLLAAPRGRTIGAPGSRAPLRDSLSAQLAPHGAQVELLANGSLVITLRALHGSATDPATLAARCALLIQERWPEAAVVLTTGRGQFDQQFPVGEAMDRAGQLLRQLELLPPQLGAPVLLDEVTAGLIGSNFQLTPLHPGLFLLRGLPPGSDESRPLMGKPTPCVGREQELALLEMAFTTCVEEPSAQAVLVTAPPGVGKSRLRHEFLRRLERHKQPVLTLFGRGDPMSAGSADGLIGQALRRLCGITGSEPLGLRRMRLLQRISQHLPPAQVPDTVAFLGELCGVPLSDEPGPKLRAARGNPQLMSTQMSRALAAFLQAECDEHPVLLVLEDLHWGDVPTLRLMDEALRELAEYPFMVLALARPEVEKLLASHPAARRMQQVPLRGLSRKAGGHLVREVLGEDVPDTLIGRLVEQAAGNALFLEELIRGVAEGRGDTTPETVLAMLQARLMRLEPGARRVLLAASILGHTFWSGGVRALLGEEHSTQELEGWLRQLVEWEWVEPRPASRFPGEAEYRFRHELVRDAAYGLVPDSHKPGGHQIAGLWLEKAGESDPRVLAKHAALGQQPERVVQLHTQAAEQLFERHDMQGMERCMETALGLDPRGEALVRLHALRAISAFWMDDFATLHEVGSAVLPRLKPGEAQWSNLLSGLCMSHGQSGHKEQLLALYRLLLDTEPEPEARSAYHLALCFMSSMTCYVGAIPESNVMMERLERTGGESIAGDAIVRGWRSIAQGFRALSLTDEPWQALTWTKKASQAFREAGAERDEVASLTWEAQALLGLGDREGAMERARQSMGMAVRVGQLFGITHARQNLMLLLATSPEPAHWEEARALAHDWVEVRVPNRLHLGFARWALARVDAWEGALPKAEAQAREACEALAPFAPFAPLAHWLLGGLLLVQGRPAEARHGVELALREVETVGGGGLARVGLLQVLAEACLAEGSTAAGEEALRRALHCVRTRANDIPDATVRERFLRQVPENARVLELAHLRWGEPFS; from the coding sequence ATGGACAGCACCCTGACGTTCGAGGCCGCGGGCGAGGCAACCTCGTCGCGGGCCCCTGCCCCGCTGCCGGCGGGCACCGTCATCGCCAGCCGGTTCACCATCGAGTGCCAGGCGGGCCGAGGCGGAATGGGCGCTGTCTACCGCGCCCACGACTCCCTGTCCGGCCAGCCCGTGGCCCTCAAGCTGCTGCACGGCAGTACCCCCGATGGCCTCCATCGCTTCCACCGCGAGGCCACCCTGCTGGACTCCCTGCAACACCCCGGCATCGTCTCCTACGTCGCCCACGGCACGACCGAGAACGGGCTGCCCTTCCTCGCCATGCAGTGGCTGGAAGGCGAGGTCCTCACCCTCCGCCTCAGGCGCCAGCCACTGCGCCCGGGGGAGACGCTGGCCCTGCTGCGCCGCGCCGCCGAGGCCCTCGCCATCGCCCACCAGCGAGGCATCGTCCACCGCGACATCAAGCCCTCCAACCTCCTGCTGCGCAACGGCCGCCCCGAGGACGTGGTGCTGCTGGACTTCGGCCTGGCCCGCAGCACCCTGACCTCTCCCTCCATGACGGCCAGCCACGCCGTGCTCGGCACCCCGGGCTACATGGCTCCCGAGCAGGCCTCGGCCCACACCCGCCTCACTCCCGCCGCCGATGTCTTCTCCCTGGGCTGCGTCCTCTACGAGTGCCTCACCGGCCGGCGCCCCTTCTCCACGTCCCACTTCGTCGCCACCCTCGCCAAGATCCTCTTCACCGAGCCGCCCCCGCTTCGCTCCGCGCGCCCCGGGCTTCCCGCCGCCTACCAGGAATTGCTCGAGCGCATGCTGGTCAAGAACCCCGCTCGACGGCTCCCGGACGCCCAGCATGTCGTGAGCGCCCTGGAGGAGCTCCGCCCCCGGCTGGAAGCGGAACCCGTCACGGAGCCACCCCGGCACACCCCGCCCCCTCTGGCGGGCGTGGAACAACAACTCTTCAGCGTGCTCCTGGCCGCGCCCCGCGGAAGAACCATCGGAGCGCCCGGCTCACGTGCGCCCCTGCGCGATTCCCTGAGCGCCCAGCTCGCCCCCCACGGCGCCCAGGTGGAGCTGCTCGCCAATGGCTCCCTCGTCATCACCCTGAGGGCCCTCCATGGCTCCGCCACCGACCCGGCCACCCTGGCCGCCCGCTGCGCCCTCTTGATCCAGGAGCGCTGGCCCGAGGCCGCCGTGGTGCTCACCACCGGCCGCGGCCAGTTCGACCAGCAATTCCCGGTGGGTGAGGCCATGGACCGCGCCGGCCAGCTGCTCCGCCAGCTGGAGCTGTTGCCTCCCCAGCTCGGCGCTCCGGTGCTGCTGGACGAGGTGACGGCGGGGCTGATCGGCTCCAACTTCCAGCTCACCCCCCTCCACCCCGGGCTCTTCCTGCTGCGGGGACTGCCGCCAGGCTCGGACGAGTCCCGGCCACTGATGGGCAAACCCACTCCCTGCGTCGGCCGCGAGCAGGAGCTGGCCCTCCTGGAGATGGCCTTCACCACCTGCGTGGAGGAGCCCTCCGCGCAGGCCGTGCTGGTCACCGCCCCCCCGGGGGTGGGTAAGTCCCGCCTCCGGCACGAGTTCCTCCGCCGCCTCGAACGCCACAAGCAACCCGTGCTGACGCTGTTCGGCCGGGGAGACCCCATGAGCGCGGGCTCGGCGGATGGGCTCATCGGCCAGGCCCTGCGACGGTTGTGCGGCATCACCGGCAGCGAGCCGCTCGGGCTCCGGAGGATGCGGCTGCTCCAGCGCATCAGCCAGCACCTGCCTCCCGCCCAGGTGCCGGATACGGTGGCGTTCCTCGGCGAGCTGTGCGGCGTTCCCCTCTCCGACGAGCCCGGCCCCAAGCTGCGTGCCGCCCGCGGCAACCCGCAGTTGATGAGCACCCAGATGAGCCGGGCACTGGCGGCCTTCCTCCAGGCCGAGTGCGACGAACACCCGGTCCTGCTCGTGCTGGAGGATCTCCACTGGGGCGACGTGCCCACCCTGCGGCTGATGGACGAGGCGCTGCGCGAGCTGGCCGAATACCCCTTCATGGTGCTGGCCCTGGCCCGGCCCGAGGTCGAGAAACTCCTCGCGAGCCATCCGGCGGCGCGGCGCATGCAGCAGGTGCCCCTGCGAGGGTTGAGCCGCAAGGCGGGAGGCCACCTGGTGCGCGAGGTGCTCGGCGAGGACGTGCCCGACACCCTCATCGGCCGGCTCGTCGAGCAGGCCGCGGGCAATGCGCTCTTCCTCGAGGAGCTCATCCGCGGCGTCGCCGAGGGCCGTGGAGACACCACACCGGAGACGGTGCTGGCCATGCTCCAGGCGCGCTTGATGCGGCTGGAGCCCGGAGCCCGGCGGGTGTTGCTGGCCGCCAGCATCCTGGGCCACACCTTCTGGTCCGGCGGCGTGCGCGCGCTGCTGGGCGAGGAGCACTCCACCCAGGAGCTGGAAGGATGGTTGCGACAGCTCGTGGAGTGGGAGTGGGTGGAGCCACGGCCCGCCAGCCGCTTCCCGGGCGAGGCCGAGTACCGCTTCCGGCACGAGCTGGTCCGGGACGCGGCCTACGGGCTGGTGCCCGACAGCCACAAGCCGGGGGGCCATCAGATCGCGGGCCTCTGGCTGGAGAAGGCGGGAGAGAGCGACCCGCGCGTGCTCGCCAAGCATGCCGCGCTGGGCCAGCAGCCCGAGCGGGTCGTCCAGCTCCACACCCAGGCCGCCGAACAGCTCTTCGAGCGCCATGACATGCAGGGCATGGAGCGGTGCATGGAGACGGCCCTGGGGCTGGATCCTCGCGGAGAGGCGTTGGTGCGGCTGCACGCGCTCCGGGCCATCTCGGCCTTCTGGATGGACGACTTCGCGACCCTGCACGAGGTGGGGAGCGCGGTGTTGCCCAGGCTGAAGCCTGGCGAGGCCCAGTGGAGCAACCTGCTCAGCGGGCTGTGCATGAGCCATGGCCAGAGCGGGCACAAGGAGCAGCTGCTCGCCCTCTACCGGCTGTTGCTCGACACCGAGCCGGAGCCGGAGGCCCGGAGCGCCTACCATCTGGCGCTGTGCTTCATGAGCAGCATGACGTGCTACGTGGGCGCCATCCCCGAGTCCAACGTGATGATGGAGCGGCTGGAGCGCACGGGGGGCGAGAGCATCGCCGGGGACGCCATCGTGCGCGGCTGGAGGAGCATCGCACAGGGCTTCCGGGCGCTGAGCCTGACGGACGAGCCCTGGCAGGCGCTGACCTGGACGAAGAAGGCCAGCCAGGCCTTCCGCGAGGCCGGCGCGGAGCGCGACGAGGTGGCCTCCCTCACGTGGGAGGCCCAGGCGCTGCTGGGGCTCGGAGACCGCGAGGGAGCGATGGAGCGGGCGCGCCAGAGCATGGGGATGGCGGTGCGGGTGGGGCAGCTCTTCGGCATCACCCATGCCCGGCAGAACCTGATGCTGCTGTTGGCGACCAGCCCCGAGCCCGCCCATTGGGAGGAGGCCCGCGCCCTGGCGCACGATTGGGTGGAGGTCCGGGTCCCCAACCGGCTGCACCTGGGCTTCGCGCGCTGGGCCCTGGCGCGGGTGGACGCCTGGGAGGGAGCGCTCCCCAAGGCCGAGGCCCAGGCGCGTGAGGCCTGCGAGGCGTTGGCGCCCTTCGCCCCCTTCGCGCCCCTCGCGCACTGGCTGCTGGGAGGCCTGCTGCTCGTCCAGGGACGCCCGGCTGAGGCCCGTCACGGAGTGGAGCTCGCGCTGCGCGAGGTGGAGACGGTGGGCGGCGGAGGGCTCGCCAGGGTGGGCCTGCTCCAGGTGCTGGCCGAGGCCTGCCTGGCCGAGGGCTCCACCGCCGCTGGAGAGGAAGCCCTGCGCCGCGCCCTGCACTGCGTGCGTACCCGCGCCAACGACATTCCCGATGCCACCGTTCGCGAGCGCTTCCTGCGGCAGGTGCCCGAGAACGCCCGCGTCCTCGAGCTGGCCCACCTGCGCTGGGGCGAGCCCTTCAGCTAG
- a CDS encoding acetyl-CoA C-acetyltransferase, which yields MKSVSKTEEIYFLSGKRTPFGTYGGALKDLSATELAVESARAALAQAKVSPESIQHVIYGNVVQTSADAIYLPRHVGLRTGVPVPVPALGVNRLCGSGFQAFVTAAEMMLTEQADCVLAGGTESMSQAPHVIRGARFGIPLGKGGMEDMLWSALTDSYTGNPMALTAEQLAVDYSLTQDQVDEYAVLTQKRFAAAQESGRLEQEISPVTLKTKKGETQFARDEHNRPDTTVEGLKKLPRVFKKDGVVHAGAASGICDGAGSMVMATRSFVEKHGLTPIARLVNWGISGCDPKVMGIGPAPAIRRLLERAQCKLGDVELFEVNEAFAPQYLAVEKELGLPRDRTNVNGGAIAVGHPLGASGARITMTLAYELKRRGARYGIGSACIGGGQGIALLIEAL from the coding sequence ATGAAGAGCGTGTCCAAGACCGAAGAGATCTATTTCCTGTCTGGCAAGCGTACCCCGTTCGGCACCTATGGAGGCGCACTGAAGGATCTGAGCGCCACGGAGCTGGCCGTGGAGTCGGCCCGCGCGGCGCTCGCGCAGGCGAAGGTGTCTCCCGAGTCCATCCAGCACGTCATCTACGGCAACGTGGTGCAGACGAGCGCGGACGCCATCTATCTGCCGCGCCACGTGGGCCTGCGCACGGGCGTGCCGGTACCGGTGCCGGCGCTGGGCGTCAACCGGCTGTGCGGCTCGGGCTTCCAGGCCTTCGTCACGGCGGCGGAGATGATGCTCACCGAGCAGGCCGACTGCGTGCTGGCCGGTGGCACCGAGTCCATGAGCCAGGCGCCCCACGTCATCCGTGGCGCCCGCTTCGGCATTCCGCTGGGCAAGGGCGGCATGGAGGACATGCTGTGGAGCGCCCTGACGGACAGCTACACGGGCAACCCCATGGCCCTCACCGCCGAGCAGCTCGCGGTGGACTACTCGCTCACCCAGGACCAGGTGGACGAGTACGCCGTGCTCACCCAGAAGCGCTTCGCCGCCGCGCAGGAGTCCGGCCGCCTGGAGCAGGAGATCTCCCCCGTCACGCTGAAGACGAAGAAGGGCGAGACGCAGTTCGCCCGGGACGAGCACAACCGGCCGGACACCACGGTGGAGGGCCTGAAGAAGCTGCCCAGGGTCTTCAAGAAGGACGGCGTGGTGCACGCGGGCGCCGCCAGCGGCATCTGCGACGGCGCGGGCTCCATGGTGATGGCCACCCGGAGCTTCGTGGAGAAGCACGGCCTCACGCCCATTGCCCGGCTCGTCAACTGGGGCATCTCCGGGTGCGACCCGAAGGTGATGGGCATCGGCCCGGCGCCCGCCATCCGCCGGCTGCTCGAGCGCGCCCAGTGCAAGCTGGGGGACGTGGAGCTCTTCGAGGTGAACGAGGCCTTCGCTCCGCAGTACCTCGCGGTGGAGAAGGAGCTGGGGCTGCCGCGTGACCGGACCAACGTCAACGGTGGCGCCATCGCCGTGGGCCACCCGCTGGGGGCCTCGGGCGCGCGCATCACCATGACGCTCGCCTACGAGCTCAAGCGCCGGGGGGCCCGCTACGGCATCGGCTCCGCCTGCATCGGCGGTGGCCAGGGCATCGCGCTGTTGATCGAGGCGCTCTGA